The following DNA comes from Mycobacterium sp. MS1601.
ACCGTGAGTGGCCGCTGGAGTCCCAGACCTTGATCTCGGTGTCATCGGGCAGCGCGACACCGATCTCGGTGAGGACGGTGCGGGGTTCGCGCGCGGCGCGGGCCCGGAACACCGGATCTTTGTACCAGTAGGGTGGCAGGCCCAGCACCGGCCACGGGAAGCACGAACACAGTGTGCAGATCACCAGGTTGTGCACGCCCGGGGTGTTGGCCACCGCCTGCAGGTGCTCGCCTTCGGCGCCGGCCATGCCCTCGGGCAGGTCCAGCTCGGCCAGCGCCGCCGGGGTGTCCACCACCACTCTGGCGGCGAAATCAGGGTCCGTCCAGGCCTTCACAACGATCTTCTGCCCGTTCAACGGCGTCATCTCGGACTCGAAGTACGCCAACACCTTGTCCACGGTCTGGCTGGTGATGACGCCCTTCTCGATGAGCAGACGTTCCAGGGCGGAGACGCGCTCGGCGCTGGACTGTTCACGGTCGGATGGGTAGGCGAATTGGTCGGTCACTGGTTCTCCTGGACAGGTAGTAGGTAGGCCTCGAACAGTTCGGCGTAGAGCGTGTTGGCGCCGGCTTCGGCGCGCACACCCCAGAGTTCGGCGGGAGTGAACTCGACGATGTAGATGGGCATCGGATCGCCGATACCGTCCCCGGTGTGCACGAAGTAGCCGTAGTCGCCCTCGAAAATTCTTGTCACCGTACCGATTCGGTCACGAAGGTAGCCCGGCAGCCGGGTGTGGGCGCCGGCGGGCAGGTCGGCGATACGGACCCGTTGACCGACGGCGAACTTCGGATGGGCCACGTCACGACGAGGGCTGTCGCCGCGTCGCAAGTAGTCCATCACCTGATCGTCGATCGCGGCCGCCCCGGGGACAGACAGTGCCGACGAGGAATCGAGCACAGCGGCGATCTCGTCCTCGGTCACGTAGCCCTGGTCGATGAAGAACTGGGTGATGCCGCCCAGCCACTTCTCGTAGTAGCGGAACTTGAAGTAGTCGAACGGGTTCATCGCCTCGGCACCGGTGCGCAGTGACGCCCATGTCCATTCGTCCCGGAACGCCGTCGGCACCTCGCCGATGGGGTACTGCGGCACCGCGGTGTCGAGATGGGTGCTCAATCCCATCATCGCGACGTGGATGCCGAATATCCGCTTCTCCCATTCCTCCACGAACACCCGTTTCTCGAGGTCCAGTGGCTGGGGTAAGCCCTCCAGGCCGCCCAGATAATGCTGCAACTTCATGCCGGTGCCGCTTCCTTTCGTGTCATCACGGTGGCCAGATATTCCGAGGCGATGCCGAACGTTGCGCCCAGCACGCAGGCGCAGGCCGCCACCAGCCCGGGGTGGGAGATGCTCGTGGCAGTGACCAGCTGGCCGGTGCCGGCCACGGTCGACACGGTGGAGGCGAATCCCACCACCACAGCGGGAGTGGTGGACAGCAGGCTTACCCACGAAGCCTGCACCATCACCGCGCTGCCGACGCCGACGGCGATCGCCGTCATCGTGAGACTGCCGCCGAGCAGGTGCGCGGCATAGAGGCTGGCGCAGGCGATGACCACACCGGTGATGTTCGACAGCACGGACCGAACCCAGCCGGCGGGGCCACCGCCGACGAAGAAGAAGGAGGCCCATGCCAGGAACACCACCCAGATCGGGACGGTGATCACCGTGGCTGTGAAGGCCACCGCCACCCCACCGAGCACTCCGATGCTCAGGGTCAGCGCAGATCGCGAATCCATACAGTTCCACCTTGATCGCTCGAAATACTTGGGACAGTGGGAGAATCGTGAACAACGTTGGGCAGGATGTGTTTCCGTCCGGTAACGCACACTTTGCGGGTGACCGCCGCGGTGGACAGGATTGCTGCAGAAGTGGACATCGGTGACAGAGGACCGACGCTGAAGGACACATCGAGTGCAGATCCGGACATTACCGCGCCCGTGGCCATTGCCCGCGGCACGCTTGGCCGATGTGCCACGAGCAGGACCGCCGCCCCCGTCGTATCGCGGTGCTGGTCTTCGACGGGGTTCGCACCCTCGACGTCACCGGACCGGTGGAAGTCTTCGATGTCGCCAAGGCGTTGGGCTGTGCTTACGACGTGCGTCTGTACTCGACCGCCGACGCCACCACTGTTCGCTGTTCCTCGGGGCTGACATTTGCCGCCATCCCGATCTCGGAGCTGACCGCAGAGGCAGACACGTTGTTGGTGCCGGGAGGTGAATGCCTGGTGGCCCAGGTCATTCCGCACCATCTTCGGAGGTCCATCGAGACACACGCCAGGACGGCGCGACGGATAGCGTCCATCTGCGCCGGGTCGTTCGCTCTGGCTGCGACGGGACTTCTCGACGGCCGTCGCGCGACCACACACTGGCGCCACCTCGACACGCTCGCCGCCCGGTATCCCGCGGTCCGCATCGAGCGGGAGTCCATCTACACCCACGACGGCGCAGTGTGGACGTCTGCGGGTGTTGCCGCGGGCATCGACCTCGCCCTGGCGCTGGTCAGTGATGACCACGGAGCAGCTGTGGCACAGGAGATCTCGAAGGATCTGGTGGTGCTCAGCCGGCGGATGGAGGGACATCCGCAGATCTCGGTGGCGGCCAGGACGCCGCGCCCGAAGCATCCGGAGTTGGAGCGCCTGCTTGCCACGGTCAACAGCGACCCGGCGGGCAACTACGACCTCGACACCGTTGCCGTCCGGATCGGCATCAGTCCACGTCACCTCTCGCGACTGTTCAAGGCCCAGGTGGGTGTGACGTTGCATCAGTACGTCCAGGAGGTCAGGCTCGAGAACGCGGTGAGTCTGGTGCTGGCGGGAGAGTCGTTTCATGCCGCAGCCCGGCGCAGCGGCCTGCGTGACGGCGCCCGGGTGCGTGATCACCTCTCAGCGCACGGCGCCGCCGTCTAGACGGGGCGACGAGTCGAGGGGAGCCGGGGAGGAAGGGCTGCCTGGCTACGGAGCTTCTAGATGCCGGTGGTGCGGAATCGATTTCGGTAGGTTCCGGGCGAGATGCCAAGGTTGCGGCGAAAGGTGCGTCGCATGGTGTCCGGTGTTCCGAAACCCGCACGCCTGGCCACTGCTTCCTGCCCCTGATCGCCCGTGGCGAGCAGTACTTTCGCGGCCTCGAGACGAGCCTGCTCCACAAACCGGGCCGGGGTTGTCCCGGCCTGATCGTGGAACATGCGTACCAGGTGGCGCTCGCTGACAGCAGCTCGATGTGCCATCGAGGTGAGTGAATGGTCGGCGGCCGGGTCGGAGATGACGGAATCCATGATCTCGCGGAGCCCTCCGGTGGCTGGCAGCGCGGATTGCGCCCAGACGCTGAATTGTGCCTGTCCGCCCGGACGTTGGAGGAACACGACGGTCCACCGAGCCACCCGCCGAGCCACCGCGGGTCCGTAGTCGCTCTCCACCAGGGCCAGCGCCAGATCGATCCCGGCGGTGATGCCCGCGCCGGTGATGAACGGGCCGTCTTGGACGAACAGGGAATCCGGATCCACGCGCACCTGCGGATAGGTGCGGGCCAACGACTGACAGTGGGCCCAGTGGGTGGTGGCCCGGCGGCCGTCCAGCAGCCCCAGGTGTGCGAGGACAAAGGCACCCGTGCAGACCGAGGCGATACGGCGTGCGCGTGGCGCCAACTCGCCGACCATCGTCACCGCATCTGGCACCGTGTCCGGTGTCGGCTCCTCGGGGATGTCATGTACGCCCGGGGTGAAATCGAAGTCCGCCGGAACTCCGCCGGGCACCAGCAACGTGTCGATGGTCTGTGGCACCTCGGCCAGCGGCAGGTCCACATTCAAGGTGGCGTAGGCCGTGGTTCCGACGGCGCCGCCGGTGGGTGACGCCAACAACACAGTGTAGTGGGCGCCGAAATCATTGGCACGAGCGAAGATCTCGAGTGGCGCGGCGACGTCCTGCAGGGTCACCTTGTTGTAGAGCGCAAACACCACGGTCTTGGCCTCGGCGCTCAATGCGCCCACCAGGCCGCGAAGATGTCAGGAATCGTCTGCCACATGTCCGCCACTGCCCTTCCGTTTGTCCCTCTCACGCATCACACTGACGCATGGCGACGAACGTCCGGACGCTGGCTGAGCGTGCGGTCAATGTAGCGGGATTCTGTCCCCTCTGCAGTGTGGAGACTTACAACCATGAATTGAGGTGTGCTACAGCAGTACTGGCTACCGTCCTGTGGCGCCGTCGATGAGTTCGCGCAGGATGTCGAGGTGTCCGGCGTGCCTTCCGGTCTCCTCGATCATGTGTGTCAGTGCCCAGCGCATGCTCGGCGGTGTCCGTCCCGGTCGTAACGAGGGCGATTCGAGATCGTCACATTCGCCGATGACGCGGTTGGCGTCCTCGACTGCCCGGCGGTAGGCGAGTATCAGTCCTTCGACGGTGTCGTCGGGACCGGCATGAAACGTCGCGGCCCAGTCAGCTGTCGACTCGCCGAGGAACGTGTAGCGCTCGACGTGGGTCAGATGGTTGAGCAAGCCCAGCAAGTTGGTGCCGGACGGGACGGCGGGTTCACGCACCGCCGGTTCCGGCACTCCGGTCACCTTGTCTACGACGCACTGGCGTAGGTAGTCGAGGAAAGCCAGCAGTACCTCTTTCTCACTGCCGTCGGTGCGGGGCGGGCGTCTGTCCAATGCAGTCATACCTTCCACAGTGGAGGAGCCCCTCGTATATGCCAACATGCATTGCGCACAGGGCAAGAAACTGGTGCCCGACCGATGTCGAGAATGGCGTGACAGCACCGTGCCCTGGGTACGTGGCGCTGACGCTACGGCCCGCCAGCTTTCGGCCCGCACCGATGACGAGGCGGCCGCGGGACTACTGGCATGGTTCCTGCTGCACCACGCCAGGCGGGCGGCCCGCGTTCGCGCCGACGGCAGCCTGGTGACCCTCGCCGACCAGGATCGCAGTTTGTGGCGCACCGACCACATCGCCGAGGCGGTGCTGATCCTGCAGGCGGCCCTGGCCCGAGATCGCCTGGGCGAATACCAGGCGCAGGCCGCCATCGCCGCGCTGCACGCGGACGCCTCGAGCGCCGAGGAGACCGACTGGGTGCAGTCGAGTGGTATGACGAGCTGATCACACTGACCGACAGTCCGGTGGCCCGGCTCAACCGAGCGGCCGCCCTCGGCGAGGCCGATGGGCCGGCGGCCGGGCTGGCGGCGCTGGCCGAACTCGACCCGACGCTGCGCCGCCATCTTGGGATCGGTAGCCCGCAACCACCGTTGAACTGACTCCCGACAGCACCGCCGGCCCTGGCGGTGCATGGCGAGAGGACAGTCCCATCAACGACATTCTGCTGATGTTGACCGAGCTCTGGTACGGCCCACCGCCACCACCGGAGGTGCAGATGTGCGTCACTAATTGTGTTTGCGCAGCTCGGCTTTCGCGAGGGAACGCAGGTGCACCTCGTCGGGTCCGTCGAAGATTCGCATGGACCGGTGCCAGCCGTACATGGCGGCCAGCGGCACGTCATCGCTGACGCCTGCGCCGCCGTGTACCTGGATGGCCCGGTCGATCACGTCCAGCGCCACCCGGGGTACTGACACCTTGGCTGCCGAAATAGTCTGTGCCGCAGCTCGATTACCGTGCACGTCGATGGTCTTGGCCGCGAACTGACACAGCAGTCTGGCCTGGTCGATGGCGATGCGTGACTCGGCAATCTGCTGCTGCACCGTGCCCTGGTCAGCCAACGGCTTACCGAAGGCGATACGCGAGGTGGCACGCGCCGTCATCAGCGACAGTGCGCGCTCAGCCGCTCCGAGTGCCCGCATGCAGTGGTGGATGCGTCCCGGCCCCAGGCGCGCCTGCGCCACAGCGAATCCGGCTCCCTCTTCACCGAGGATGTTGGTCACCGGTACCCGGACGTTGTCGTAGACCACTTCGCAGTGACCGTGCTGGTCATGACGGCCGAACACCGGTACATCGCGCACGATGGTGACACCCGGTGTCGCCACCGGGACCAGCACCATGGACTGCTGGCGGTGCGGTGCGGCGTCGAAGTCGGTCTTGCCCATCACGATCAGCAGAGCGCAGCGGGGATCGGCCGCGCCGCTGGTCCACCACTTGCGGCCATTGATCACGTACTCGTCACCGTCGCGGACGATGCTCGTCTCGATGTTGGTGGCATCCGAGCTGGCCACCGTCACCTCGGTCATGGAGAACGCCGAACGGATCTCACCGTCGAGCAGCGGCTGCAACCACCGGGCCTTCTGGTCCTCGGTGCCGAACAGGTGCAGCAGTTCCATGTTGCCGGTATCAGGGGCTTGTCCGTTGGTGGCCTCGGGCGCCAGATGCAGGCTCCAGCCGGTGATCTCGGCCAGTCCTGCGTAGTCGAGCTGGCTGATTCCGGATTCGGCGGGCAGGAACAGATTCCACAGGCCGCGGGAGCGAGCCTCCCGCTTGAGTTCTTCGACCACCGGCGGCACCACGTGATCATCGGGGCCGGCGGCCCGGCGGTAGGCCTCGTACTCGTGCTCGGCGGGGAAGACATGCGAGTGCATGAAATCCACCAGCGTGGCGCGGAGCTCGCGGGCCCGCTCCGAGGGGCGCAGGTCAAGTGTCGCGGGATCGGTCTCGGGCGGCAGTGCCGGGGCGGCGACCAGGGGGGCGGTGGTGGTGGTCATGAAATCCTCCGGTTCATATGACGGCGGAGCGTGACGCCCGCTCCAGGGCTCGGTTCAGCAGTGGATCCACCATGGCACCGACACCGGCAAAGTCCTCGCCCTCGGTGTGGCCCTGCAGATGTCGGGCGTGGATGCCTTCCAGGATCACCGTCACCTTGAAATCTGCGAACACCAGATACCAGTCGATGTCAACGACGTCGATGCCGCGGGCATTCAGGTAGACGTCCACCAGTTCGTCGCGGGTGGGGAAGCCGGGTAGCGCTGTGGCGCCCGCGGTGATCGGATTGTGAAACTCGCCCTCGTGGTCCCAGAACGAGCACAGGATGCCCAGATCGGTCAACGTGTCACCGAGGGTGGACATCTCCCAGTCCAGCAGTCCGATGATGCGGGTGGGATTGCCGGCTGTGACCATCAGGTTGTCGATCTTGAAGTCCCCGTGCACGATTCCGGGGTAGCGGCTGGCAGGCAGCGTGGAGGCCAGCCGCGTGTGCAATTCCTGCACCTCCGCGCGCGGGCGGGTGACCGAAGACTCCCACTGACGCATCCAACGGCGCAGTTGACGCTCCAGGTAGCCGTCGGGTCTTCCCCAGTCCGCCAGTCCCACCGACGCCGGATCGATCTGGTGCAGATCGGCCAGTACCTGAATTGCATTGTGTGCCAGTTGTGCCCGCTGCTGCTCGTCGAGCTTGCGGGTGTCGTCGGCGGTGCGCAGGGTGATGCCGTCCAGTTTGTCCATCACGTAGAACCGGGCACCGATCACCGAGGTGTCGTCACAGAGCGCCACCGTCCGCGGTACCGGAACTGCGCTGCCCTGCAATGCGGAGATGGCGCGATACTCGCGCCCCATGTCATGGGCGGTGGGCAGGACATGGCCCACCGGAGGGCGGCGAAGGATCCAGTGTCGTTGCCCATCGGTGAGCTCGTAGGTCGGATTGGAGCGGCCACCGGCGATCAGCCATGCGCGCAGGTCGTCACCCACCGGGTGGGTCTCTACGTCGGCGAGCCAGTCCCGCAGCCGTGAAATGTTCTCGATCATCGTTGTGCTCCAACAGTTCCCAATGCCAGTTCGGCGTAACGCTGTGCGATTTGCTCAGGGGTGAGGTGGCCGTTCGGGCGGTACCAGCTGGCGATCGAGGAGCCCATGCTGATGATGGCTCGCGCCGCCTCGTGCGGATATGCTGTGGTGAATGCCCCCTCGGCGACCCCGCGGTCGATGATCACGCGGAACATCTGCTCCTGCTGATCTCGCAGGGCCACCACGATCCGGTGGCCCACGTCATCGAGGCTACGGATCTCCGAGGCCCCGATCAGCGCCTCGGCTCGACGCTGAGTGTGAAACAACGCCCACGCCCGCATCAGCGCGTCGAGTTGCTCGGTCGGTGAGTTGCCCGCCTGGATGAGCGCCGCGTTGGTCGAGGCGATGACGTCCTTCATCGCCGCTTCCATGATGTGTTGGAGGATGCGCTGTTTCGACGGAAAGTAGTGGTAGATGGTGGCCGGTGTCATACCGGCATCGCGGGCGATGTCGCGGATAGAAGTTCCGTGGTAGCCCCGCGATTGGAAGTTCTGGACCGCCGCGGCGACCACGACCCGGCTTCCGCTACCGTTCACTGTTCTCACAGTACGGCTCGCAGTGTCAGGCATCACGCGACTCCCGTCGCAGCCCGAACCGCGGTGGACGCAACCGTGGCGTGAGCGGCTGCCAGGTCCGGGTAGGGCATCGCCCACGGTGGCACGGTCTCCTCCTTCGCATCCGACCGATGTGACTCAGCTCTCCGCGATGTTGCCAACCGAACGATCGTTTGTCAACGGTGCATAAATTGGTCTATCGCTGCACTTCAGGGCGATTACGACATCTTCCCATCTAGAAAACGGTTGTTCGGCCGTGGATTGTGCGCCGTTCGAACGGGCCGAAAACGCGCGGTGGGCGCGGATCACGCGGCGTTGGCTGGGGACCATGCCGACTGCCGTGCCCGCCGACGTCCTCAATCCCGTGGACGTGCATGGGACCTCCTGGCGCCGAGCCGATTTGGCAACGGAAGTGACTGTGCATCAGGGTGTTTCGCAAAGCTATGTACTGCGGCGGCCGGTATCCGTAACGTTTCGGAGCCCCCGCACGACTGACTTGTCGACGGTATGGTGGGTGTCTCGCGGGTGGGGGTCGCCGCGTCAGGGGGAAATTCTCGAGCGTCACCGCCGACGTGCTTGGGTGCGGCACCGTGGCCGCCTATGAGGGAACGACAGCGATTCGCAAAGGATGACGATCGTGGTGCCAATAATCCGGCGGCGTACTGCGCTCAAGCTGCCGGTGGTTGCCTCCGCAGCAGCATTGTTGACGCTCACGCAAACCCCACGGGCCTCGGCGGCCCCGGCCAGGTGGACACCGGAGCGCGCGCACACCTGGTATCGCGGGCAAGGCTGGTTGGTGGGGGCCAACTACATCCCATCGAATGCTGTCAACCAATTCGAGATGTTTCAGGCCCAGTCGTTCGACCCCCAACTGATCGAGAGTGAGCTCCGCCTCGCCAGGCTGATCGGTATCAACACCGTGCGGGTGTTCCTGCATGACCAGTTGTGGACGCAGGATCGGGTGGGTTTCCTGCGCAGACTCGACCAGTTCATCGGCATTGCCGAGCGCAACCGGATCAAACCCCTACTGGTGCTGTTCGATTCGTGCTGGGACCCGCTGCCCAGAGCGGGCCGCCAGCGCGCACCACAGCGCGGCATCCACAACTCACGATGGGTGCAGAGCCCGGGGGCGGCGCGCCTGAACGACCGCCGCTATGCGTTGGTGATGAACGACTATGTCAAGGGTGTGTTGACCCAGTTCCGCAGGGATGATCGAGTGCTGGGCTGGGATCTGTGGAATGAGCCCGACAACCCCGCCAGCGTCTACAGTGACGTGGAGAATCCCGACAAACTGGAACTGGTGGCCGAACTGCTGCCGCAGGTGTTTCGCTGGGCGCGTGACGTGGACCCCAGCCAGCCGCTGACCAGTGGGGTCTGGGAGGGTGAATGGGGCGACCCGGCGCGGCGCACCGAGATCGCGGGCATCCAGCTCCAGCACTCCGACGTCATCACTTTTCACAGTTATGCGCCGCCGCCGGAGTTCGACTTCCGGATCGATGAACTGTCGCCGTGGCGGCGGCCGATGATCTGCACCGAGTACATGGCCAGAACCGAGGGCAGCACGGTCGAGGGAATTCTGCCGATTGCTCAGCGCCGCAACGTTGGAACGTACACCTGGGGCTTGATCGCCGGCAAGACACAGACGTATCTACCCTGGGATTCCTGGGACCATCCCTACGTGACCGAGCCTCCGCGGGAGTGGTTTCACGACCTGCTGCACCGCGGTGGCAGGCCCTACCGGGACCGGGAGATCCACACCATGCGCAGGCTCACCGGCCGGGTGGACGCCATGCCCGGGCGGCGTCCGGACTCCGAGTGGCGCACTCGACGGGGGCGCGTAGTCACCCGCTGACCCTCGTCGGCTCGCCGGTGCCACCGCCGCGGATGCCCTCGCTCGCCGTGAAACCACCAGTCAGTGAAGGAAATCGAGTTGAGGCGTGCCGACCCGCGGTGTTCACTTGTGAACATGGCGGACAGATTGGCGGGCCTGACCCGCAAGCCGGACCGTGCCGGCACCCGGGCCCTGGTGGACGAGGTGTTCGACACTTGCACGGTGGCCACCGTCGCCACGGTGCTCGACGATGAACCCTGGTCGGTACCGATGCTGGTGGTTCGTGACGGAGACCGGTTGCTACTGCACGGCTCCACCGGGGCCGGCGCCCTACGTCACCTCGCCGCCGGGGCGAAGGTGGCGGTCAGCGCGTTCCTGCTCGACGGCCTGGTGATCGCCGAACGGCAGTTCGAACACTCGGCGAACTACCGCTCGGTCGTGGTCCGCGGCGTCTGCTCGGCCATCAGCGGCGACGAGATTGCCGCAGCCCTCGACCTTTTCACCGAGCGCCTGATACCGGGGCGAGTCGGCGAATGCCCTCCGCACTCCGCCAAAGAGATCGCCCAATCCCTGGTACTGCAGCTGGCGATCACCGAGGACAACTGGATCGCCAAGCAGCGCTGCGGCCCGCCGTCCTCGCCGAGTGACCAATGGACCGGTGTCATCCCAGCTATCCATGGCTACGGGCCGCCGGTGTCGGAGTCCCCGCAACCCGTGCCGCGGTCCGTCAGTGACTTCGTGAGCCAACGGCGTCACTGAGTGACGCGAGCAGCCGGTCCACCTCCTGGGCAGTGTTGTACGGCGCCAACCCAATTCGTAGGCCGCCGGCCTCCCGAGCCCCAGATGGCGGGCCGCCTCGTAGGCGTAGAACGATCCGGACGGCGCATTGATGTCCCGGCGCGCCAGCTTGGCGCTCACCATCGCCGCGTCCACCCCGTCGAAGGTCACCAACAACGTCGGAGTCCGGTGCGCCGCCCGCGAGTGCACCGTGATCCCCGGGATCTGGCGCAGCCCGATTTCGATGCGCTCGCGCAGGGCCAGTTCGTAGGCGTCGACGGCGGCCATCGCGGTCACCAGACGGTCCCGTCGGCTGTCCCCAGCCGCCAGTCCGGCAAGG
Coding sequences within:
- the nthA gene encoding nitrile hydratase subunit alpha — translated: MTDQFAYPSDREQSSAERVSALERLLIEKGVITSQTVDKVLAYFESEMTPLNGQKIVVKAWTDPDFAARVVVDTPAALAELDLPEGMAGAEGEHLQAVANTPGVHNLVICTLCSCFPWPVLGLPPYWYKDPVFRARAAREPRTVLTEIGVALPDDTEIKVWDSSGHSRWFVIPERPAGTEGLPDDELMKLVTTESMMGVALAGQS
- the nthB gene encoding nitrile hydratase subunit beta, which produces MKLQHYLGGLEGLPQPLDLEKRVFVEEWEKRIFGIHVAMMGLSTHLDTAVPQYPIGEVPTAFRDEWTWASLRTGAEAMNPFDYFKFRYYEKWLGGITQFFIDQGYVTEDEIAAVLDSSSALSVPGAAAIDDQVMDYLRRGDSPRRDVAHPKFAVGQRVRIADLPAGAHTRLPGYLRDRIGTVTRIFEGDYGYFVHTGDGIGDPMPIYIVEFTPAELWGVRAEAGANTLYAELFEAYLLPVQENQ
- a CDS encoding DUF1097 domain-containing protein; the protein is MDSRSALTLSIGVLGGVAVAFTATVITVPIWVVFLAWASFFFVGGGPAGWVRSVLSNITGVVIACASLYAAHLLGGSLTMTAIAVGVGSAVMVQASWVSLLSTTPAVVVGFASTVSTVAGTGQLVTATSISHPGLVAACACVLGATFGIASEYLATVMTRKEAAPA
- a CDS encoding GlxA family transcriptional regulator, translating into MCHEQDRRPRRIAVLVFDGVRTLDVTGPVEVFDVAKALGCAYDVRLYSTADATTVRCSSGLTFAAIPISELTAEADTLLVPGGECLVAQVIPHHLRRSIETHARTARRIASICAGSFALAATGLLDGRRATTHWRHLDTLAARYPAVRIERESIYTHDGAVWTSAGVAAGIDLALALVSDDHGAAVAQEISKDLVVLSRRMEGHPQISVAARTPRPKHPELERLLATVNSDPAGNYDLDTVAVRIGISPRHLSRLFKAQVGVTLHQYVQEVRLENAVSLVLAGESFHAAARRSGLRDGARVRDHLSAHGAAV
- a CDS encoding GlxA family transcriptional regulator; amino-acid sequence: MGALSAEAKTVVFALYNKVTLQDVAAPLEIFARANDFGAHYTVLLASPTGGAVGTTAYATLNVDLPLAEVPQTIDTLLVPGGVPADFDFTPGVHDIPEEPTPDTVPDAVTMVGELAPRARRIASVCTGAFVLAHLGLLDGRRATTHWAHCQSLARTYPQVRVDPDSLFVQDGPFITGAGITAGIDLALALVESDYGPAVARRVARWTVVFLQRPGGQAQFSVWAQSALPATGGLREIMDSVISDPAADHSLTSMAHRAAVSERHLVRMFHDQAGTTPARFVEQARLEAAKVLLATGDQGQEAVARRAGFGTPDTMRRTFRRNLGISPGTYRNRFRTTGI
- a CDS encoding DinB family protein — protein: MTALDRRPPRTDGSEKEVLLAFLDYLRQCVVDKVTGVPEPAVREPAVPSGTNLLGLLNHLTHVERYTFLGESTADWAATFHAGPDDTVEGLILAYRRAVEDANRVIGECDDLESPSLRPGRTPPSMRWALTHMIEETGRHAGHLDILRELIDGATGR
- a CDS encoding acyl-CoA dehydrogenase family protein; this encodes MTTTTAPLVAAPALPPETDPATLDLRPSERARELRATLVDFMHSHVFPAEHEYEAYRRAAGPDDHVVPPVVEELKREARSRGLWNLFLPAESGISQLDYAGLAEITGWSLHLAPEATNGQAPDTGNMELLHLFGTEDQKARWLQPLLDGEIRSAFSMTEVTVASSDATNIETSIVRDGDEYVINGRKWWTSGAADPRCALLIVMGKTDFDAAPHRQQSMVLVPVATPGVTIVRDVPVFGRHDQHGHCEVVYDNVRVPVTNILGEEGAGFAVAQARLGPGRIHHCMRALGAAERALSLMTARATSRIAFGKPLADQGTVQQQIAESRIAIDQARLLCQFAAKTIDVHGNRAAAQTISAAKVSVPRVALDVIDRAIQVHGGAGVSDDVPLAAMYGWHRSMRIFDGPDEVHLRSLAKAELRKHN
- a CDS encoding phosphotransferase family protein, giving the protein MIENISRLRDWLADVETHPVGDDLRAWLIAGGRSNPTYELTDGQRHWILRRPPVGHVLPTAHDMGREYRAISALQGSAVPVPRTVALCDDTSVIGARFYVMDKLDGITLRTADDTRKLDEQQRAQLAHNAIQVLADLHQIDPASVGLADWGRPDGYLERQLRRWMRQWESSVTRPRAEVQELHTRLASTLPASRYPGIVHGDFKIDNLMVTAGNPTRIIGLLDWEMSTLGDTLTDLGILCSFWDHEGEFHNPITAGATALPGFPTRDELVDVYLNARGIDVVDIDWYLVFADFKVTVILEGIHARHLQGHTEGEDFAGVGAMVDPLLNRALERASRSAVI
- a CDS encoding TetR family transcriptional regulator produces the protein MNGSGSRVVVAAAVQNFQSRGYHGTSIRDIARDAGMTPATIYHYFPSKQRILQHIMEAAMKDVIASTNAALIQAGNSPTEQLDALMRAWALFHTQRRAEALIGASEIRSLDDVGHRIVVALRDQQEQMFRVIIDRGVAEGAFTTAYPHEAARAIISMGSSIASWYRPNGHLTPEQIAQRYAELALGTVGAQR
- a CDS encoding pyridoxamine 5'-phosphate oxidase family protein produces the protein MADRLAGLTRKPDRAGTRALVDEVFDTCTVATVATVLDDEPWSVPMLVVRDGDRLLLHGSTGAGALRHLAAGAKVAVSAFLLDGLVIAERQFEHSANYRSVVVRGVCSAISGDEIAAALDLFTERLIPGRVGECPPHSAKEIAQSLVLQLAITEDNWIAKQRCGPPSSPSDQWTGVIPAIHGYGPPVSESPQPVPRSVSDFVSQRRH